The Jatrophihabitans sp. DNA segment CCGGTTGGGTGGCGCCGGCCCAACGGTCGTGTTCGAGCCCGCGGATGCGTTCCTGCGCGGTGTGGTCGACGCCGGCCATCGCCCATCGGAGCAGCGGTGGAGCCATCAGCGACGTCACCACGGCGACCAGGACGATGATGGTGTAGGTGGAGGTGGAGATGACGCCCAGGCGTAATCCGGCCATGGCGACGACGATCTCGACCACGCCGCGGGCGTTCATGCCGGCGCCGAGGGCGAAT contains these protein-coding regions:
- a CDS encoding cation:proton antiporter; translated protein: VRLAPLRTFVLWVGAPIFLATAGLRMDLASLAQPGVALSALVVLSVAIIGKFAGAYLGARLSRMTAREGFALGAGMNARGVVEIVVAMAGLRLGVISTSTYTIIVLVAVVTSLMAPPLLRWAMAGVDHTAQERIRGLEHDRWAGATQPAATAADD